The proteins below are encoded in one region of Lactuca sativa cultivar Salinas chromosome 3, Lsat_Salinas_v11, whole genome shotgun sequence:
- the LOC111892188 gene encoding uncharacterized protein LOC111892188, whose translation MVRSIEEADKLAKRGKKTETQKEWIVAKPTNGQTPKKRKSDKAAPSQPKQKQQKKPARRLILQSSSDSDSEYVLPKEKSTAPSESGSESSDEEASSRAATPPRSPTTEIPVRSRPPSPPPVSVPMSIPLVFPISTSQPCTSIPIPDPIFTETTTTTTTKGVHSSAPEPPFTAEPPVTTEPHITTKPLSPTQSTETTLVLGGEDFEFDSTYFSPYRVQSDEDEEAPITKRHLKAVTNKLDQLISSSSTDAYSDTALKALFSSVIHEHNASLSATAKAIDAATS comes from the coding sequence atggttcgctccattgaagaggctgaTAAGCTAGCAAAGAGGGGAAAGAAAACTGAAACCCAGAAGGAGTGGATTGTCGCTAAACCAACAAACGGTCAAACCCCCAAGAAGCGAAAATCAGACAAGGCTGCTCCTTCACAGCCTAAGCAGAAGCAACAGAAGAAGCCCGCTCGGAGACTCATACTCCAATCTTCAAGCGATTCAGACTCAGAGTATGTTCTTCCCAAAGAAAAATCTACTGCTCCTTCAGAATCTGGCAGCGAAAGTTCTGATGAGGAGGCTTCGAGTCGTGCTGCTACCCCGCCTCGCTCACCTACCACAGAAATACCTGTTCGCTCCCGACCCCCTTCACCTCCACCCGTTTCTGTACCAATGTCCATCCCTCTAGTTTTTCCCATCTCTACCTCTCAACCATGTACCTCTATTCCCATTCCTGATCCAATCTTCACGGAAACTACCACTACCACAACCACTAAGGGGGTTCATTCTTCAGCACCCGAACCACCATTTACAGCCGAACCACCAGTTACAACCGAACCTCATATCACTACAAAACCCTTGTCACCTACCCAATCCACTGAAACCACTCTAGTTCTTGGCGGTGAGGACTTTGAATTTGATTCCACATATTTCAGTCCTTACCGTGTACAaagtgatgaagatgaagaggcTCCTATAACCAAGCGCCATCTCAAAGCAGTCACTAACAAACTTGATCAGCTAATTTCCTCCTCTTCAACTGATGCTTATTCTGACACTGCTTTAAAGGCTTTGTTCTCCTCCGTAATCCATGAACATAATGCCTCCCTATCTGCTACAGCCAAGGCCATAGATGCCGCTACTTCATAG